The following proteins come from a genomic window of Methanosarcina sp. MTP4:
- a CDS encoding tetratricopeptide repeat protein, protein MYLWGDTISRRKKNGETGNNVINRKRAKEWFEKGLDTSDPEEKLLYYARALKSNPEYVEAWIEKGNTLLELGVAESASKCYDRALEIGPDSLKTLVYKGNALFAAARYGEAVECYKKILSREPETAETWLNKGISYTRIGNAQKALYCFDRAISIEPEFSKVWLCMGDTLETIGKCEEALEAYEKGLSIGPEDASSWTRKGKVLRKLKKHEEALEALKKALWLNPASFRAWGSMAASFYVLERYEEALEACDRAIELEPEFAGPWNDRGIVLVKLGKLEEALEAYEKALELRMDNANIWFNMCDVLATLGRYEDALGCYNKALKLDPRSTAAWNEKGNFLQKLGRPEETLKA, encoded by the coding sequence ATGTATCTATGGGGTGATACAATTAGTCGAAGGAAAAAAAATGGGGAAACCGGAAATAACGTTATTAACCGTAAACGGGCTAAAGAATGGTTTGAGAAGGGCCTGGACACATCAGACCCGGAAGAAAAATTGCTGTATTACGCCAGGGCCTTAAAAAGCAATCCTGAGTATGTTGAAGCCTGGATTGAAAAAGGAAATACCCTGCTGGAACTCGGGGTTGCAGAAAGTGCAAGCAAATGTTATGACAGGGCTCTTGAAATCGGCCCTGACTCCCTGAAAACACTGGTATATAAAGGGAATGCCCTTTTCGCTGCAGCCAGGTACGGAGAAGCCGTTGAATGTTATAAAAAGATCCTTTCCCGGGAACCTGAGACTGCCGAGACCTGGCTCAATAAAGGAATTTCTTATACTCGAATTGGAAATGCGCAAAAAGCCCTCTACTGTTTTGACAGAGCCATTTCCATTGAACCTGAATTTTCAAAAGTCTGGCTTTGTATGGGAGATACCCTGGAAACTATCGGGAAGTGTGAAGAAGCACTTGAGGCTTATGAGAAGGGACTTTCAATAGGCCCTGAAGATGCTTCTTCCTGGACCAGAAAGGGAAAAGTACTCCGCAAACTTAAAAAGCATGAGGAAGCCCTCGAAGCCCTCAAAAAAGCCCTCTGGCTAAACCCGGCATCTTTCAGGGCCTGGGGAAGCATGGCAGCTTCATTCTACGTGCTTGAGAGATACGAGGAAGCGCTTGAAGCCTGTGACAGAGCCATTGAACTTGAACCGGAGTTTGCAGGCCCGTGGAATGACAGGGGGATTGTTTTAGTTAAATTAGGAAAACTCGAAGAAGCCCTTGAAGCATATGAAAAAGCGCTGGAACTAAGGATGGACAATGCAAATATCTGGTTCAACATGTGCGACGTCCTGGCCACCCTCGGGAGATACGAAGATGCCTTGGGATGTTATAATAAAGCTCTCAAGCTAGATCCCCGGTCAACTGCTGCCTGGAATGAAAAAGGAAATTTCCTCCAGAAACTCGGAAGGCCGGAAGAAACCCTCAAAGCTTGA
- a CDS encoding 26S protease regulatory subunit — protein sequence MKVDLTGPLYSSLENATKDYKQAKAEGNAGKAKKKALECAKIMKVLAEKVPSQKNAYLEKAEKWERMAGNVENSIRAQREGSSRSGKSRGRTGSGPDRTGGGGSGSGNGSSGGAEVEGEDELLAQAEALIEKSSVHWDDIGGLEEVKRLMKETIAIAGLQKPSSVKPWKGIMLFGPPGTGKTLLAAAAAGSLDAEFFNVKADNVLSKYFGESSKLVSALYKAARNHAPSIVFIDEFDSISLSREGETSESSRRLLSTLLSELDGLQDKKSNRLMLTLAATNTPWDLDAAVLSRFPRRIMVPLPDKSACKEIIKIHIKDLDSSKLDLEKLASTCVEKFYAGRDLQNLCQQAMWNMIREENKDLDKLAELPYKELEKRKLNVTSLKFDYFETAFEKIRSPLTKAQLAKYEKWNEEFGG from the coding sequence ATGAAAGTTGATCTGACAGGCCCCCTGTACTCCTCCCTGGAAAACGCCACAAAAGATTACAAGCAGGCAAAAGCCGAAGGAAACGCCGGGAAGGCAAAGAAAAAAGCCCTGGAATGCGCAAAAATAATGAAAGTCCTTGCCGAAAAAGTCCCGTCCCAGAAAAATGCCTACCTTGAAAAAGCCGAAAAGTGGGAAAGGATGGCTGGTAATGTGGAAAATTCCATCAGGGCACAAAGGGAAGGGTCTTCACGTTCCGGAAAATCCAGGGGAAGAACTGGGAGCGGTCCGGACAGGACAGGAGGAGGCGGAAGTGGAAGCGGAAATGGAAGTTCCGGAGGGGCGGAAGTCGAAGGTGAAGACGAACTGCTCGCTCAAGCCGAAGCCCTTATTGAGAAATCTTCTGTCCACTGGGACGACATCGGCGGCCTTGAAGAAGTCAAGCGCCTTATGAAAGAAACCATAGCCATTGCCGGGCTCCAGAAACCAAGCTCGGTCAAACCCTGGAAAGGCATCATGCTCTTCGGGCCCCCGGGGACCGGAAAGACTCTCCTTGCTGCCGCTGCCGCCGGCAGCCTTGATGCCGAATTTTTCAATGTAAAAGCTGACAATGTGCTTTCCAAGTACTTCGGAGAATCCTCAAAACTGGTTTCCGCCCTCTATAAAGCCGCCCGGAACCATGCCCCATCAATTGTTTTCATTGACGAGTTTGACTCCATCAGCCTCTCCAGGGAAGGCGAAACCAGCGAGTCCTCCCGCCGCCTGCTCTCGACCCTCCTCTCGGAACTCGACGGCCTGCAGGACAAGAAGAGCAACAGGCTAATGCTCACCCTGGCAGCCACCAACACCCCCTGGGACCTGGACGCAGCCGTCCTCTCAAGGTTCCCGCGCCGTATCATGGTGCCCCTCCCGGACAAAAGCGCCTGCAAGGAGATTATCAAGATCCACATAAAGGACCTTGACTCCTCAAAGCTTGACCTGGAAAAGCTCGCTTCCACCTGCGTTGAAAAGTTCTACGCCGGCCGCGACCTCCAGAACCTCTGCCAGCAGGCTATGTGGAACATGATCCGGGAAGAGAATAAAGACCTGGATAAGCTTGCGGAACTGCCTTACAAGGAACTTGAGAAGAGGAAGCTGAATGTAACTTCCCTTAAGTTTGATTATTTTGAAACGGCGTTTGAGAAGATAAGGTCGCCCCTGACGAAAGCGCAGCTTGCGAAGTATGAGAAATGGAATGAGGAGTTCGGAGGCTGA
- a CDS encoding tetratricopeptide repeat protein, producing MGLKGFLEQIFTKKIDGKTSQDWFEQGAKEKDPAKKVECFGNVVKLKPNFAGALNLLGNAHAELGEYKEAMKCYEEALSIRPSYREALYNKENLEKKMKEAEAEAGTKAGKGE from the coding sequence TGGGACTGAAAGGATTCTTAGAACAAATATTTACTAAAAAAATCGACGGAAAAACTTCCCAGGACTGGTTCGAGCAGGGCGCAAAGGAAAAAGACCCTGCAAAAAAGGTTGAGTGCTTCGGCAATGTGGTAAAGCTGAAGCCAAATTTTGCAGGCGCCTTGAACCTTCTGGGAAATGCCCATGCCGAACTGGGAGAGTACAAAGAGGCAATGAAATGCTATGAAGAAGCCCTTTCAATCCGTCCCTCCTACAGGGAAGCCCTGTACAATAAAGAAAATCTTGAGAAAAAGATGAAAGAGGCTGAGGCAGAAGCCGGAACAAAAGCCGGGAAAGGAGAATAA